Below is a genomic region from Helicobacter pylori.
CATTAGCGAATTTATAAGGTTTGACCACCCCAAAAGGCTGCATCGTTCCCCCAAGATTAATGCCGTTATGGCAAGCCACACAGCCTTTAGAAATGAATAAATCCAGCCCTTCTTTTTCGGCTTTACTGAGCGCTTTAGGATTGCCTCTTAAAAAATCATCATAACGGCTTGGGGTGATGAGCGTGGCTTCAAACATAGCGATACTATCGGCGATCAATTTAAAATCAATTTTGACTTTAGAGCCGTAAGCTTTTCTAAAGAGTTTGACATAGCCTGGCATGGAATTGATTTTTTCTACCACCACCTTTGGATCAGCCCCCATTTCAAAAGAAGACTGGATCGGCCCTTGCGCCTGTTCATTTAAATGCGTAACCCTACCATCCCAAAACTGCACATCGTTAAACACAGAGTTATACACCGTTGGGGAGCTTAAAAGGTGGGGGTTTTTCTTCCATTGAGAGCCTACTGCGCTTGGAACTAAATCCACCCCGCCTAAGCCCAAATTATGGCATGTGTTGCAAGACACGAGATAGGAAGTGGAAATCCTAGGGTCAAAATAGAGCATTTTGCCTAATTCCACTTGAGCGGAGGTCATGATCTCGCTGTTTTTGGTGCCAATACCCACATCTCTGGTTTTTTTGATTTGGTATTCTTTGAGCGCTTTGCCCATAGGCATGGGTTCTAACTGGCTTTCCCTCGCTTTTTTAATCAATTCTAAATCGTTCAAGGCATGAGCGCAAGAAAAAGCCAAGCAAACGCCCCATAAAATGGATTTTTTCATGATGAATTCCTAAAATAGCATTAAAAATAATAAAAACTTTCTTATTATAACCACCATTTTAAAATAATTTACCACTAAATGAACCGATAAAGAGTTTTTTAAAGAGCGATAGGTATAATGGCGTTAAATCCAAATAGGGGTTATACAATGAAAGAGAATAAAGCCTTCACGCATTTGCACTTGCACACGGAATATTCGCTTTTAGACGGGGCGAACAAGATTAAAATTTTGGCCAAACGCGTTAAAGAATTGGGCATGAAAAGCGTGAGCGTAACCGACCATGGGAACATGTTTGGAGCGATTGATTTTTATACGAGCATGAAAAAAGAAGGCATTAAGCCTATCATCGGCATGGAGGCGTATATCCATAATGACGACAACCTTTCTAGCAAAGAAACCAAGCAACGCTTCCATTTGTGCCTGTTCGCTAAAAACCAAGAGGGCTATGAAAATTTGATGTTCTTAAGCTCTATGGCGTATTTAGAAGGGTTTTATTATTTCCCGCGCATCAATAAAAAGCTTTTAAGAGAGTATTCTAAAGGCATTATCGCTTCTAGCGCGTGCTTGCAAGGGGAAGTCAATTACCATTTGAATACTCATAATGAGAGAAACCGCAAGTATGGGGCTAAAGGCTATGATGAAGCCAAAAAAATCGCTTGCGAATACCAGGAGATTTTTGAAGACGACTTTTATTTAGAAATCATGCGCCATGGCATTTTAGATCAGCGATTCATTGATGAGCAAGTCATTAAAATGTCTTTAGAAACGGGGTTAAAAATCATTGCCACCAACGACACCCACTACACCATGCCTAATGACGCTAAAGCTCAAGAAGTAGCGATGTGCGTAGCGATGGGTAAAACCCTAAACGATAAGGGGCGCTTGAAACACTCCGTGCATGAGTTTTACATTAAGTCCCCTGAAGAAATGGCAAAGCTCTTTGCAGACATTCCAGAAGCTTTAGAAAACACCCAAGAAATCGCTGATAAATGCGTTTTGGAGATTGATTTAAAAGACGATAAAAAGAACCCCCCAACCCCCCCAAGCTTCAAATTCACTAAAGCTTACGCTCAAAATGAGGGACTGGATTTTGAAGATGACGCTTCTTATTTTGCCTATAAGGCCAGAGAGGGCTTGAAAGAGCGCTTAATTTTAGTGCCTAAAGAAAAGCATGATCAATACAAAGAACGCTTAGAAAAAGAAATTGAAGTCATTACGAACATGAAATTCCCGGGGTATATGCTGATTGTGTGGGATTTTATCCGTTACGCTAAAGAAATGGGCATTCCTGTAGGGCCTGGTAGGGGGAGCGCGGCTGGGAGTTTGGTGGCTTTTGCTTTAAAAATCACGGATATTGACCCTTTGAAATACGATTTGCTCTTTGAAAGGTTTTTAAACCCTGAAAGAGTCAGCATGCCTGATATTGATACGGATTTTTGCCAGCGCAGGCGTAAGGAAATCATAGAATACATGATTGAAAAATACGGCAAATACAATGTGGCTCAAGTCATCACCTTTAATAAGATGCTGGCTAAAGGCGTGATCAGAGATGTCGCAAGGGTTTTGGACATGCCTTATAAAGAAGCCGATGATTTTGCCAAACTCATACCCAACCGCTTAGGCATCACGCTTAAGGGCTATGAAAAAAATGGCGAGTTCATAGAGGGGGCGTGGGAATTAGAGCCTAAAATCAAGGAATTAGTAGAAAGCAATGAATTAGCCAAACAAGTGTGGGAGTATTCGCTCAATTTAGAGAATTTGAATCGCAACGCAGGCGTGCATGCGGCAGCTTTAGTGGTGGATAGCCAAAAAGAGTTGTGGCACAAAACCCCTTTGTTTGCCTCTGAAAAGACCGGCGGTATCGTTACGCAATATTCCATGAAGTATTTGGAGCCGGTGGATTTGATTAAGTTTGACTTCTTGGGGCTTAAAACCTTGACCGTGATTGATGATGCGCTTAAAATCATTAAAACGCAGCACAAAATTAGCGTGGATTTTTTATCGTTGGATATGGACGATCCGAAAGTGTATAAAACGATCCAAAGCGGGGATACGGTGGGGATATTCCAGATTGAATCCGGGATGTTTCAAGGGCTTAACAAGCGCTTAAGGCCTTCAAGCTTTGAAGACATTATTGCCATTATCGCGCTAGGGAGACCGGGGCCTATGGAATCAGGCATGGTAGATGATTTTGTGAATAGAAAGCATGGCGTTGAGCCTATCGCTTATGCGTTTAAAGAATTAGAGCCGATCTTAAAGCCCACTTACGGCACGATCGTCTATCAAGAGCAGGTGATGCAAATCGTGCAAACTATCGGTGGTTTTAGTTTGGGTGAAGCGGATCTCATCCGCCGTGCTATGGGGAAAAAAGACGCTCAAATCATGGCAGATAATAAGGCTAAGTTTGTAGAAGGCGCTAAAAATTTGGGGCATGACGGCCAAAAGTCGGCTAATTTGTGGGATTTGATCGTTAAATTTGCCGGCTATGGTTTCAACAAATCGCATTCGGCCGCTTATGCGATGATCACTTTCCAAACGGCGTATTTAAAGACTTATTACAAGCATGAGTTCATGGCAGCGATGCTCACTAGCGAATCCAATAAGATCGAATCCGTGGCGCGCTATATTGATGAGGTTAGGGCTTTAGAAATTGAAGTGATGCCCCCACACATCAATTCTTCTATGCAAGATTTCAGCGTGGCGGAGTTTAAAAATCAAAAGGGCGAGTTGGAAAAGAAAATCGTGTTTGGTTTAGGAGCGATTAAAGGGGTTGGGGGTGAGCCGATTAAAAACATCATTGAAGAAAGGGCCAAAGGGGATTATAAGAGTTTAGAAGATTTTATTTCACGGGTGGATTTTTCTAAACTCACTAAAAAATCTTTAGAGCCATTAGTGAAATCAGGGAGTTTGGATAATTTAGGCTACACCCGAAAAACCATGCTCGCTCATTTGGATTTGATCTGTGATGCTGGGCGCGCTAAAGATAAGGCTAATGAAATGATGCAAGGAGGCAACTCCCTTTTTGGAGCCATGGAAGGCGGGACAAAAGAGCAGGTTATTTTAGACATGATTGATTTGGGCGAACATGACGCTAAAACGCTTTTAGAATGCGAGTATGAGACTTTAGGAATTCATGTTTCAGGCAATCCCCTAGATGAGTTTAAAGAAGAAATTAAGGGCTTTAAAAATTTAGTCAAAAGCATTGATATTGAAGAGTTAGAAATCGGCTCGCAAGCTTATTTGCTGGGTAAAATCATGGAAGTTAAAAAGAAAATTGGCAAACGAAGCGGTAAGCCTTATGGCACAGCGGACATTTTGGACAGATACGGCAAGTTTGAGCTCATGCTGTTTGAAAAGCAATTGAATGCTTTAGAAGAGTTGGATATCAATAAGCCTCTAGTGTTTAAATGCAAGATTGAAGAGCAAGAAGAAGTGGCGCGATTAAGGCTTTTTGAAATCTTGGATTTAGAGAGTGCTAGAGAGGTTAAAATCCCTAAAGCCCGTTATAAAGACCCTGAAAAGCAAAAAGAAGAGGTGCGCGAAATCCCCCCCATTGAAATACTCGCTTCCAGTTCTTGCTCTTTAGCGATCGTGTTAGAAAACGATGTGAAAAAAGAGTTTTTAAGACAAATCAAAGAGAGTGCTTTAAAACACCAAGGCAAACACCCCTTGTATTTGATCATTAAAGATAAGGATAAGCAATTCAAAATCCAAAGCGATTTAATGGTAAATGAAAAGATTAAGGACGATTTTAAAGGGTTAGAGTGGAGGGATTTAGCTTGAGGATCAACCAGTTTTTAGCCCATTACACCAAGCACTCAAGAAGAGAGGCTGAAAAATTGGTTTTAGAAGGGCGGGTGAAAATCAATCATGAGCATGCCAAACTCGCTAGCGTGGTTAAAGAAAACGACAAGGTGTTTTTAGACAAACGACTCATCAAGCCCTTAAAAAACAAAAAATTCAGCGTGCTGGTCTATCACAAGCCAAAGGGCGAATTAGTGAGTAAAAACGATCCCTTAAAACGGCGCGTGATTTATGAAAGCTTGGAGAAAAAATACGCCCATTTTGCGCCGGTGGGGCGTTTGGATTTTGCGAGTGAAGGGGTGTTATTATTGAGCGATAGTAAGGCGGTGGTGAGCGTTTTAATGCATGCAAATTTAGAAAAAGAATATCTCATTAAAATTCAAGGCTTTGTTACAAGAGAGATGGAGAATGCGATGCAAGAGGGCTTGAAATTAGAAAACGCCACTAATGGAGCGCACCAAAAAACCCCCATTAAAAGCATGGAATTTGCCCCCTTTATTGGTTATGAAATCATCAAAAACCATGCCAAATACTCCAAACTTAGAGTCGTTATCAATGAGGGGAAAAACAGAGAATTGAGGCGTTTTTTTGCGTTTTTTAACGCTGGAGTGTTGGATTTAAGGCGTGTTCGTTATGGTTTTGTGAATTTGAATGCCTTGCCGGTGGGGAAAACGCGTTTTCTAAACCGCCAAGAATACAACGAGTTGCATGCGTTTATGGCTAATGCGGCTAATTTTAAAGGGGATTAGCTTATGAGTTATGCTATACTTTGGGGTTGGGGGGAAATAAAAAATAAGGATTATCATGTCAGAAATTATTAACGCGAAGAATTACGCAGAGAAAATCGCTCATCAAGCGGTAGTGGTTAATGTTGGGGCGAGTTGGTGCCCAGATTGCAGGAAGATTGAGCCGATTATGGAAAATTTAGCCAAAACTTACAAAGGCAAGGTGGAATTTTTTAAGGTTTCTTTTGATGAGAGTCAGGATTTAAGAGAGAGCTTAGGCATTCGCAAGATCCCCACTTTGATTTTTTACAAAAACGGGAAAGAAGTGGGTGAAAGGCTTGTAGAGCCTGGATCTTCAAAGCCGATTGAAGACGCGATTAAAACGCTTTTATAAAGGGCGTTAAAGAGCCTTGTTGTTAAAAAGAACCCATAGGAATCTTTTTTAGCCCCTTTTTTGATAAGGGGCTAACTTCAAATAGCTTTTATCTCTCTTTATCTCAAAAAATCGTTTTTTATCGTTTTTAAATGAGCATGTTTGTTAAAAAAGTTTCTTTAATTAAGCTAAAAATGAGCGAATTTGTGGCATTAATGCTCGCAGTGTAAAATTTGTAGGGCTAGAACTTGTAAAATGTGAAAAAAAAGACGCATAAAATGCTAAAATCCGCAAAAACACTGTGTGTTTATATTAGAAGTTTAAAATTAGGAACGGAAGTATCTGTTTTAAATTTTGAATAGGGAGTTTCTATCACTATGGTATTGAAAACAAAATTAAAAATTATAAGCTCGGTGATTTTGAGCGCTTTATTGTGGGTGGGTTGCTCAAGTGAAATGGCAACTTATCAAAATGTGAATGATGCCACTAAAAATACGACTGCAAGCATTAATAGCACGGATTTATTGCTAACCGCTAACGCGATGTTAGATTCCATGTTTAGCGACCCTAATTTTGAGCAACTCAAGGGCAGGCATTTGATTGAAGTCTCAGATGTGATTAACGACACCACGCAGCCCAATTTGGATATGAATCTTCTCACGACTGAAATCGCACGGCAGTTGCGGTTGCGATCTAATGGGAGGTTCAATATCACAAGGGCGAGTGGAGGGAGTGGCATTGCAGCCGATAGCAGAATGGTGAAACAGCGCGAAAAAGAACGAGAGAGCGAAGAGTATAATCAAGACACCACTGTAGAAAAAGGCACTTTAAAAGCCGCTGATTTATCTTTAAGTGGTAAAGTATCTAGTATCGCAGCCTCTATTAGTAGTTCTAGGCAGCGCTTAGACTATGACTTCACCCTAAGCCTTACCAATAGGAAAACGGGCGAAGAGGTATGGAGCGATGTTAAGCCTATTGTGAAAAACGCTAGCAATAAGCGTATGTTTTAAATTTATATTTGAAAGGATGAACGATGAAAAATCAAGTTAAAAAAATTTTAGGGATGAGTGTGATAGCAGCGATGGTAATCGTAGGTTGCAGCCATGCTCCAAAATCAGGTATCAGTAAAAGCAATAAGGCATACAAAGAAGCGACTAAAGGCGCTCCTGATTGGGTTGTAGGGGATTTAGAAAAAGTGGCGAAGTATGAAAAATATTCAGGGGTCTTTTTAGGAAGGGCTGAAGATTTGATCACTAATAATGATGTGGATTATTCTACTAACCAGGCTACAGCGAAGGCTAGGGCTAATTTAGCGGCGAATTTAAAATCCACTTTACAAAAAGATTTGGAAAATGAAAAGACTAGAACTGTAGACGCTTCTGGTAAAAGGTCCATAAGCGGCACTGATACTGAAAAAATCTCTCAATTAGTGGATAAGGAATTGATCGCTTCTAAAATGCTTGCCCGCTATGTCGGTAAAGATAGGGTTTTTGTTTTAGTGGGCTTGGATAAGCAAATTGTGGATAAAGTGCGCGAAGAGTTAGGCATGGTTAAAAAGTAGGGTTTTGATGAAACGCCTTACTATTGCGCTTGTTTTGGTGTTGGGGTTTGTGTGGGGGAAGTCCTTGCCTAAGTGGGCAAAAGATTGCTCAAAAGAAGTGCAGATTGAAAAGACCCAAACCAAAGACGAAAAAATTTTGGTGTGTGGGATGAGCGATATATTGCT
It encodes:
- a CDS encoding cytochrome-c peroxidase, whose amino-acid sequence is MKKSILWGVCLAFSCAHALNDLELIKKARESQLEPMPMGKALKEYQIKKTRDVGIGTKNSEIMTSAQVELGKMLYFDPRISTSYLVSCNTCHNLGLGGVDLVPSAVGSQWKKNPHLLSSPTVYNSVFNDVQFWDGRVTHLNEQAQGPIQSSFEMGADPKVVVEKINSMPGYVKLFRKAYGSKVKIDFKLIADSIAMFEATLITPSRYDDFLRGNPKALSKAEKEGLDLFISKGCVACHNGINLGGTMQPFGVVKPYKFANVGDFKGDKNGLVKVPTLRNITETMPYFHNGQFWDVKDAIKEMGSIQLGIEISDEEAKKIETFFGALKGKKPKILYPELPIITDKTPKPSF
- a CDS encoding thioredoxin family protein, translated to MSEIINAKNYAEKIAHQAVVVNVGASWCPDCRKIEPIMENLAKTYKGKVEFFKVSFDESQDLRESLGIRKIPTLIFYKNGKEVGERLVEPGSSKPIEDAIKTLL
- the lpoB gene encoding penicillin-binding protein activator LpoB codes for the protein MVLKTKLKIISSVILSALLWVGCSSEMATYQNVNDATKNTTASINSTDLLLTANAMLDSMFSDPNFEQLKGRHLIEVSDVINDTTQPNLDMNLLTTEIARQLRLRSNGRFNITRASGGSGIAADSRMVKQREKERESEEYNQDTTVEKGTLKAADLSLSGKVSSIAASISSSRQRLDYDFTLSLTNRKTGEEVWSDVKPIVKNASNKRMF
- the dnaE gene encoding DNA polymerase III subunit alpha; this translates as MKENKAFTHLHLHTEYSLLDGANKIKILAKRVKELGMKSVSVTDHGNMFGAIDFYTSMKKEGIKPIIGMEAYIHNDDNLSSKETKQRFHLCLFAKNQEGYENLMFLSSMAYLEGFYYFPRINKKLLREYSKGIIASSACLQGEVNYHLNTHNERNRKYGAKGYDEAKKIACEYQEIFEDDFYLEIMRHGILDQRFIDEQVIKMSLETGLKIIATNDTHYTMPNDAKAQEVAMCVAMGKTLNDKGRLKHSVHEFYIKSPEEMAKLFADIPEALENTQEIADKCVLEIDLKDDKKNPPTPPSFKFTKAYAQNEGLDFEDDASYFAYKAREGLKERLILVPKEKHDQYKERLEKEIEVITNMKFPGYMLIVWDFIRYAKEMGIPVGPGRGSAAGSLVAFALKITDIDPLKYDLLFERFLNPERVSMPDIDTDFCQRRRKEIIEYMIEKYGKYNVAQVITFNKMLAKGVIRDVARVLDMPYKEADDFAKLIPNRLGITLKGYEKNGEFIEGAWELEPKIKELVESNELAKQVWEYSLNLENLNRNAGVHAAALVVDSQKELWHKTPLFASEKTGGIVTQYSMKYLEPVDLIKFDFLGLKTLTVIDDALKIIKTQHKISVDFLSLDMDDPKVYKTIQSGDTVGIFQIESGMFQGLNKRLRPSSFEDIIAIIALGRPGPMESGMVDDFVNRKHGVEPIAYAFKELEPILKPTYGTIVYQEQVMQIVQTIGGFSLGEADLIRRAMGKKDAQIMADNKAKFVEGAKNLGHDGQKSANLWDLIVKFAGYGFNKSHSAAYAMITFQTAYLKTYYKHEFMAAMLTSESNKIESVARYIDEVRALEIEVMPPHINSSMQDFSVAEFKNQKGELEKKIVFGLGAIKGVGGEPIKNIIEERAKGDYKSLEDFISRVDFSKLTKKSLEPLVKSGSLDNLGYTRKTMLAHLDLICDAGRAKDKANEMMQGGNSLFGAMEGGTKEQVILDMIDLGEHDAKTLLECEYETLGIHVSGNPLDEFKEEIKGFKNLVKSIDIEELEIGSQAYLLGKIMEVKKKIGKRSGKPYGTADILDRYGKFELMLFEKQLNALEELDINKPLVFKCKIEEQEEVARLRLFEILDLESAREVKIPKARYKDPEKQKEEVREIPPIEILASSSCSLAIVLENDVKKEFLRQIKESALKHQGKHPLYLIIKDKDKQFKIQSDLMVNEKIKDDFKGLEWRDLA
- a CDS encoding LPP20 family lipoprotein, translated to MKNQVKKILGMSVIAAMVIVGCSHAPKSGISKSNKAYKEATKGAPDWVVGDLEKVAKYEKYSGVFLGRAEDLITNNDVDYSTNQATAKARANLAANLKSTLQKDLENEKTRTVDASGKRSISGTDTEKISQLVDKELIASKMLARYVGKDRVFVLVGLDKQIVDKVREELGMVKK
- a CDS encoding pseudouridine synthase — translated: MEGFSLRINQFLAHYTKHSRREAEKLVLEGRVKINHEHAKLASVVKENDKVFLDKRLIKPLKNKKFSVLVYHKPKGELVSKNDPLKRRVIYESLEKKYAHFAPVGRLDFASEGVLLLSDSKAVVSVLMHANLEKEYLIKIQGFVTREMENAMQEGLKLENATNGAHQKTPIKSMEFAPFIGYEIIKNHAKYSKLRVVINEGKNRELRRFFAFFNAGVLDLRRVRYGFVNLNALPVGKTRFLNRQEYNELHAFMANAANFKGD